One Besnoitia besnoiti strain Bb-Ger1 chromosome VIII, whole genome shotgun sequence DNA segment encodes these proteins:
- a CDS encoding hypothetical protein (encoded by transcript BESB_082440) → MANVRYAHVLASPCVSLLATGCGVLGVYEGWQLRERRKLLNGVLRDSSTIAAYAGETARNYAGVRYLLPSPKGEGPSETQFSLLSPGLLASLRAAVTAGGLNPEEAGEAQLTAAVAATEELIRRLSSEPTDCVSRLYRRGAGACAKLQRSLGGAGESEPRGKAAAGSEAAAGEEASGSGSLDQICLGRITSVQIVRRPVKVSLAEGVQLPGRFLQVSYQYFVPQGRAQGDEPQLLKEKLWHILQLQTALESFRMQRGAADGPAFGRHARPEALDADTQRAIEEAWTGGFLHRVTGLQGAEKRAATDGGVGASAMSWLASLVSWFSGADRSAGASSQDVEAASLAELAGAPAPLSSVCEGRVEFRLPRNPTECTRASCGGCVPEPGAPTPAASATDAKARKRWKKIIYKCRCCHAEVSRKEYEELASRDSVLAASMAASTSVAHMLGGAPRADPGLCPECGHPLGAAGKAAAAERADGEAADEETPPETPALLPSLQAWRGLAPDQLITVAYDRRNPENHRAWVAAISSEFGDESADVDAHGFPGQLLVFDNQKCGFDFPNLVMGAGAGLTLLGAMKLYIYLVLRKRMRLV, encoded by the coding sequence ATGGCGAATGTGCGTTACGCCCACGTGTTGGCGTCGCCGTGTGTgtcgctgctggcgacgGGCTGTGGCGTGCTGGGGGTCTACGAAGGCTGGCAGCTGCGTGAGCGGAGGAAATTGCTGAACGGCGTTCTGCGCGACAGCTCGACGATTGCAGCCTACGCAGGCGAGACTGCGCGGAACTACGCGGGCGTCAGATACCTGCTCCCCTCCCCCAAGGGCGAAGGCCCGTCGGAGACCCAGTTTTCGCTGCTTTCTCCCGGCcttctcgcgtcgctgcgagCTGCGGTGACCGCTGGCGGCCTCAACCCAGAGGAGGCTGGCGAAGCCCAGCTgacggccgccgtcgccgcgactGAGGAGCTCAtccgccgcctcagcagcgAGCCGACTGACTGCGTCTCACGGCTGTACCGgcggggcgccggcgcctgcgcgaaaCTGCAGAggtcgctcggcggcgcaggcgagagtgagccgcgcgggaaggccgcggctggcagcgaggccgcagccggcgaggaggcctcAGGCTCGGGAAGCCTGGATCAAATATGCCTGGGGCGTATCACGAGCGTGCAAATCGTGCGCCGGCCGGTAAAGgtctcgctcgcggagggcgtCCAGCTCCCGGGGCGGTTCCTGCAGGTCAGCTACCAGTACTTCGTGCCGCAGGGGAgggcgcagggcgacgagcCGCAGCTCCTCAAGGAGAAGCTCTGGCACATCCTGCAGTTGCAGACTGCACTGGAGAGCTTCAGgatgcagcgcggcgccgcagacgggcCGGCCTTCGGGCGGCACGCCCGCCCAGAGGCCCtcgacgcagacacgcagagagcgatTGAGGAGGCGTGGACTGGCGGCTTTCTGCACCGCGTGACTGGTTTgcagggcgcggagaaaCGTGCGGCAACCGATGGAGGGGTAGGAGCCTCCGCGATGTCGTGGCTGGCGTCTTTGGTCTCCTGGTTCTCCGGGGCGGACCGCTCAGCGGGTGCCTCGTCGCAAGACGTGGAAGCCGCTTCCCTCGCCgagctcgcaggcgcgcccgcgccgctctcctctgtctgcgaAGGCCGCGTGGAGTTTCGCCTGCCGCGAAACCCCACAGAGTGCACTCGCGCCtcgtgcggcggctgcgtccCTGAGCCGGGCGCCCCGACGCCAGCGGCGTccgcgacagacgcgaaggcgcgaaagCGGTGGAAGAAGATCATCTACAAATGCCGATGCTGCCACGCCGAGGTGTCGAGGAAGGAGTACGAGGAACTGGCCTCTCGCGACTCCGTTCTGGCAGCCTCCATGGCCGCGAGCACCTCCGTGGCGCACAtgctgggcggcgcgcctcgggcTGATCCCGGCTTGTGCCCAGAGTGTGGACATCCGCTGGGGGCAGCCGGcaaggcagccgccgcggagcgagcGGACGGTgaggctgcagacgaggagacgccgccggagacACCTGCGCTCCTGCCTTCACTGCAGGCCTGGCGCGGACTCGCGCCGGACCAGCTCATCACGGTGGCCTACGATCGCCGCAACCCAGAAAACCACAGGGCGTGGGTGGCGGCGATCTCTAGCGAGTTCGGCGACGAGAGCGCCGACGTCGATGCTCATGGGTTCCCTGGGCAGCTGCTTGTCTTCGACAACCAAAAGTGTGGATTTGACTTCCCGAATCTCGTTatgggcgcgggcgccggcctcACGCTGCTTGGCGCCATGAAGCTGTACATCTACCTCGTCCTGCGCAAACGCATGAGGCTGGTGTGA
- a CDS encoding rhoptry kinase family protein ROP23 (incomplete catalytic triad) (encoded by transcript BESB_082430) has translation MRAIPWWTAALYAAFQPNGLLVHADSGKIENTVEPVASLDFSHSYVKRSSAAMPQPGETTVSFADKDVSREGRSSGPGETDDPEQETQPFSTKTDRDHPPSRPPEPHAFSPLGAVFHEPRVHLERIYEKLGGQVKARDPVQELMQRLAKDVFPLFRRLKFWGNPPTVFSEQSGGEAAPGREAVALVVQEMDGRTMPMYEDWRRQLVYQTIMRILQQRSPLLMNSISGNREVVFTIEGYVPVAGWGVCVRVAHPETNQKFVLIDFVSFGDSTWGHGLEEKLRETARPLRTLGLTDPRQAYLLDRLMLPLDLLEIPKASRYFFSNEFVIPNLFVLMPRPASTLEQLLSFLSAMRDLQTAFAARLSLTIQVIQVVAGLHNRGIIYGDLHPNSFLVSSNGAVFLGLFCRVRAARKNSRCMKHVPTGATGCDQEKAGVRDNKTDAWALGAVLYYIWCDIFPSGLLGGEQLSSDALRKNFLLEFTGCASSMPDAAKVLIGQMLDSRSSTRLTATEILREASFGHLQGLLSALSTSVATSRTERRSQRDRTNMRALRRRRRRLHPYNGHLFDS, from the coding sequence ATGAGGGCAATTCCTTGGTGGACAGCCGCCCTTTACGCGGCCTTCCAGCCAAACGGCCTCCTTGTGCATGCCGATAGCGGCAAAATTGAGAATACTGTGGAACCTGTTGCATCTTTGGATTTCTCTCATTCGTATGTCAAACGCTCCTCCGCAGCAATGCCGCAACCAGGAGAGACCACTGTTTCTTTTGCCGACAAGGACGTATCCCGAGAAGGTAGGAGTAGTGGCCCTGGGGAAACAGATGATCCTGAACAAGAAACACAGCCATTCTCAACGAAAACGGACCGCGATCACCCCCCATCTCGTCCCCCTGAACCCCATGCATTCAGCCCTCTTGGGGCAGTCTTTCATGAGCCGAGGGTTCACCTTGAACGGATTTACGAAAAACTTGGAGGGCAAGTGAAGGCACGGGACCCGGTACAGGAGCTTATGCAGCGCCTAGCTAAAGACGTTTTCCCACTCTTCAGGAGGCTAAAGTTTTGGGGTAATCCACCTACTGTATTTTCTGAGCAGTCCGGCGGTGAAGCAGCTCCGGGGCGGGAAGCAGTTGCCCTTGTTGTTCAGGAGATGGACGGAAGGACCATGCCGATGTATGAAGACTGGCGCCGCCAGCTAGTCTATCAAACGATCATGCGAATCCTCCAGCAGCGTTCCCCCTTACTGATGAATTCCATATCTGGGAACAGAGAGGTTGTGTTCACCATCGAGGGCTATGTCCCGGTAGCTGGCTGGGGAGTCTGCGTGCGTGTTGCTCACCCAGAGACGAATCAGAAATTCGTGCTGATAGACTTTGTCTCCTTCGGCGATAGTACGTGGGGACACGGGCTGGAGGAAAAGCTGCGTGAAACCGCAAGGCCGCTGCGAACATTGGGTCTGACAGATCCGCGTCAGGCCTACCTACTTGATCGCCTTATGCTGCCCTTGGACTTGCTGGAAATTCCGAAGGCCAGCCGTTACTTTTTCAGTAACGAGTTTGTCATTCCCAACCTTTTCGTTCTGATGCCGCGGCCAGCCTCGACGCTCGAGCAGCTCCTCTCATTTCTGAGCGCGATGAGGGACTTGCAAACGGCGTTCGCCGCCCGGCTCAGTCTGACGATTCAGGTAATACAGGTGGTTGCAGGATTACATAATCGCGGAATTATTTACGGAGATCTGCATCCGAATTCATTTCTCGTGAGCTCGAACGGCGCTGTTTTTCTTGGACTTTTTTGCCGCGTGCGAGCAGCAAGAAAGAACAGCCGATGCATGAAACATGTGCCGACGGGAGCAACGGGATGCGACCAGGAAAAGGCCGGCGTGCGGGATAATAAAACTGATGCGTGGGCACTCGGTGCAGTATTATACTATATCTGGTGCGACATTTTCCCTTCTGGTCTCCTTGGGGGGGAGCAACTGTCTTCTGACGCGCTGCGCAAGAATTTTCTACTCGAATTTACAGGGTGTGCAAGCAGCATGCCCGATGCTGCGAAAGTACTGATCGGGCAGATGCTCGACAGCCGTAGTAGTACACGACTCACAGCGACAGAAATTCTGCGTGAAGCTTCTTTCGGGCATCTACAGGGTCTTCTGTCTGCTTTATCAACTTCCGTTGCGACCTCCAGAACAGAACGGAGGTCACAGAGAGATCGAACGAATATGCGGGCTCtgcggagacggaggcgcaggctgcaTCCGTACAACGGCCATCTTTTCGATTCGTGA
- a CDS encoding 5'-nucleotidase, C-terminal domain-containing protein (encoded by transcript BESB_082450), producing the protein MAPQVPASPDVAAAAGASALLNAMLVGKKVPLASSVDRDSKAKGKRETPDELEQEVALLVSAIARQASKGYTGETWYDFDLPLDRTDPITIIHFNDVYNIECRTDGSGGVSRFVTALQQYQHLHPLILFSGDVFNPSVMSTYTRGRHMIPFLNLLKIHTACFGNHDFDFGIDELEYAVGSCNFPWLISNVFEKTGQERTSASLTSLRTMRDFGNPAASPSAEGEEASQTRDGLDGDGPSGDFAEDFIEVHGLPLANGMKYRLFEWQGLRVGIIGLVEREWLDTLACVGKDDVVYVDFVEAANCLCRILRQKECELIIALTHMRAPNDERLAKEAIDIDLILGGHDHDYYGLQRIGNIPVVKSGTDFREFTVLTIYPGRESQSDDGSTSSARSPCSGAAKALAHRSSPKAHKAAEPAAAAAGASPPLVCEGVGLLREKTEKKDDEPCAAAGMCIKIRKAASDNEMAKSHGADDADSTSPCVAECAATSASASSSSSSSSSSMAALSASQVRSPPSGACSPTGASSCATAGRGSPLSSLSAPFSPESPPSTPRSPRSMSPTFVSEEASRREANASPDSFNGPLLPTALQGGEEVMPFFLGGSLVRWSRVSVDPARFEKNKHVELLVKKYEQNLKKQMRKVLVDARCDLETRFAVIRTSESNVGNWLCDIMRRECKADIAILNSGTIRSDCVFHPGPFRFGDLAEMLPMADTLCVIAVPGAMLLDVLENSVSQLPKTEGRFLQVAGLRFAFDSSRAVGRRLLRDSVTVAADACGDLRSGTATPLLPGTRRQDDYLPLDETRIYSVATKTYVAAGRDGYDMLATCKVLVEDELLPPLPTMVRSALTMAELANGLKRPHSRITFRKLATFTSMQQEDMLKDFGCCVTSELGYVLAPQVDGRIVDVAKTKK; encoded by the exons ATGGCTCCACAGGTGCCTGCGTCCCCCGacgtggctgccgcggccggcgcgtcggcgctgctgaACGCGATGCTCGTCGGAAAGAAAGttcctctcgcgtcgtctgTTGATCGCGACAGCAAGGCGAAGGgcaagcgagagacgccCGACGAACTCGAGCAAGAAGTCGcgctcctcgtctccgccatCGCTCGACAGGCCTCAAAGGGCTACACGGGGGAGACGTG GTATGACTTCGATTTGCCGCTGGACCGAACGGACCCTATCACGATTATTCACTTCAATGACGTGTACAACATCGAGTGCCGCACAGACGGCTcaggcggcgtctcccgctTCGTGACTGCGTTGCAGCAGTACCAGCACCTCCATCCTCTCATTCTCTTCTCAG GCGACGTGTTCAACCCCTCGGTGATGTCTACATACACCCGGGGGCGGCACATGATTCCGTTTTTGAATTTGCTCAAGATTCACACGGCGTGTTTCGGCAACCACGACTTTGACTTTGGAATCGACGAGCTGGAGTACGCGGTCGGCTCATGCAACTTCCCTTGGCTGATTTCGAATGTCTTTGAGAAGACGGGTCAGGAGCGCACCAGTGCCTCGCTGACCTCGCTGCGGACGATGCGCGACTTCGGGAATCCCGCCGCCAGCCCCtcggccgagggcgaggaggcgagccagACAAGGGACGgcctcgacggcgacggcccgAGTGGAGATTTCGCTGAGGACTTCATCGAAGTCCACGGCCTGCCGCTTGCGAACGGGATGAAATACCGTCTCTTCGAGTGGCAAGGCCTTCGTGTCGGCATCATCGGGCTCGTGGAGCGAG AGTGGCTCGATACGCTCGCGTGCGTGGGGAAGGACGACGTGGTGTACGTGGACTTCGTGGAGGCCGCAAACTGCCTCTGTCGCATTCTTCGGCAGAAGGAGTGCGAGTTGATCATTGCGTTGACGCACATGCGCGCGCCGAACGATGAGCGCCTCGCGAAAGAAGCGATTGACATCGACCTCATTCTCGGCGGCCATGACCATGACTACTACGGGCTTCAGCGCATCG GCAACATCCCGGTGGTGAAGTCGGGGACGGATTTTCGCGAATTCACTGTTTTGACGATTTATCCTGGACGGGAGTCGCAGAGCGACGACGGCTCCACGTCGTCGGCTCGCTCGCCCTGttcaggcgcggcgaaggccctTGCGCACCGCT CCTCGCCCAAGGCGCACAAAGCGGCGGagccggccgcagcagcggcgggcgcgtctccgccgctggtGTGCGAGGGCGTCGGGCTCCTGCgggagaagacggagaagaaggacgacgagccctgcgcggccgccggcatGTGCATCAAAATCAGGAAGGCGGCCTCTGACAATGAAATGGCTAAGTCCcacggcgccgacgacgcagactCAACCTCCCCATGCGTCGCCGAGTGCGCAGCgacttccgcctccgcttcgtcctcctcttcttcgtcttcttcttcgatGGCTGCGCTGTCTGCCAGTCAGGTacgctcgccgccgagcggcgcctgctcgcccACCGGTGCGAGTAGCTGCGCgactgcaggccgcggctccccgctctcttcgctctcggcgcccttCTCCCCAGAGAGTCCGCCCAGcacgccgcggtcgcctcgctccaTGTCGCCTACCTTCgtcagcgaagaggcgagccgGCGCGAGGCCAACGCTTCGCCCGACAGCTTCAACG GCCCCCTGCTGCCGACGGCTTTAcagggaggcgaagaggtgatgcctttcttcctcggcggCTCGCTGGTGCGGTGGTCGCGCGTGTCGGTGGATCCTGCGCGATTCGAGAAGAATAAACACGTCGAGCTGCTGGTGAAAAAGTATGAACAGAATCTGAAGAAGCAGATGCGGAAGGTCCTCGTCGACGCGCGCTGCGACCTCGAGACGCGCTTCGCCGTTATCCGAACCTCAGAGAGCAACGTCGGCAACTGGCTGTGCGACATCATGCGCAGAGAATGCAAGGCAGACATTGCCATCCTCAACTCAG GCACGATTCGGTCGGACTGCGTGTTTCATCCTGGGCCGTTTCGCTTCGGGGACTTGGCGGAGATGCTGCCGATGGCTGACACGCTGTGCGTCATCGCGGTGCCTGGCGCGATGCTGCTGGACGTGCTGGAGAACAGCGTGTCGCAGCTGCCCAAGACCGAAGGGCGCTTCCTGCAGGTCGCCGGcctgcgcttcgccttcgactcttcgcgcgccgtcggccgaCGCCTGCTCCGCGACTCCGTGAccgtcgcggcggacgcttGCGGCGACCTCCGCAGCGGGACCGCCACGCCGCTCCTCCCCGGCACCAGGCGCCAGGACGACTACCTGCCGCTAGACGAAACCCGAATCTACAGCGTCGCCACAAAGACTTACGTGGCCGCCG GACGCGACGGGTACGACATGCTCGCAACCTGCAAGGTGCTCGTTGAAGACGAActgcttccgccgctgcccacGATGGTGCGCTCCGCGCTGACGATGGCGGAGCTTGCGAACGGCCTGAAGCGGCCGCACTCGCGCATCACCTTCCGCAAGCTCGCTACCTTCACGTCCATGCAGCAGGAAGACATGCTGAAAGACTTTGGGTGCTGCGTGACCTCCGAGCTCGGCTACGTCCTCGCCCCCCAAGTCGACGGCCGCATTGTGGACGTCGCCAAAACAAAAAAATAG